The genomic region GATGGCCTCGATGCTGGCCGGCAGGGCACTGCCCACCAGGTAGCGTTCGGTGAGGCGGTTGAGCGCCACGGTGAAAATGATGACTACGACCAGAATGCTCACCAGCAGGGCAGCGCCCATGCTGGTGATCAACTGCCACTGGATGCTTTTACGCCAGATACGCATGCCCCTGCTCCCCGCATAATTATTGTTTTGCGGAGAGTGTATACACTTGCGTATCCAGTTAATCCAGTGATCTGGAACAACAGCTTCTCGCCCGTGCCAGCGGGGATGCCCAGGATTGGTTCATCACTGTGTCTGGCACCGGCTGCGCCGGTGTTTGCGGCGCTTCGACACGCCCGCTCTCACAGGCACCTCGGTATCAGGCCGTCATTGTTCGGCGATAGTCCGGACGATGGTGTCCACGGTGGCATCTATCTGCGCCTGGGTACGCTCCAGCGTCTTGCGGTGCTCATCCTGCAGTTCGATCTGTCGCGAACACAGGTTCAATGCGGCCAGCACCAGCAACTTGTCACCGATCAGGGTCGGGTACTGACGCTTGGTCTGGGCCAGGGCGGTGTTGAGCATTTGTACAGCCTGGGCCAGGGTTGCTTCCTGGCCTTCAGGCGCCTTGATCGAATAGTCGTTGCCGAGGATCGACACGACATTGATCGGCTGAGCCCGTAGTGTCATGCGCCGACGACGCCAGCGTTGGCGCGCTCGACCAGCGCCTGCAGGCGCGCGGCGGTGCTGCCGTGCTTCTCTTCCTGCTCCATCAGCGACAGCTGCAAGGTCTCGTTCTCTTCCTTGGCCTGTGCCAGTTCCTGGCCGAGGGCGGCGTTCTGCTCGGTGAGTTGGGCGTTCTTCTGCAGCAGGTCGTTGACCAGTTGCTCGATTTGATTCAGGGAAGCTTCCAGCATGGGTCTATCTCAGGTTGTTGCGGGGGGCGCACACGATAAAGAAAAGTGCCGCCCGTCGCCATTAAATATCGGATTCACAACGTGTCGAACCCGCAGATTGACAGGGTAACCGCCCCCTTGTTCCGACCTGGGTCAACCGCCGGTCAGGAACACCTGAGCCACCGCACAATTTTGCCAGGCGCACACTCAAGACTGGCCGGTCACGACCGATACTCAAGGAGTCATATTTTGTCGCACTGGCTGCGTCGCCTTCACTTCCCTGGATCT from Pseudomonas oryzicola harbors:
- a CDS encoding cell division protein ZapA, with the protein product MTLRAQPINVVSILGNDYSIKAPEGQEATLAQAVQMLNTALAQTKRQYPTLIGDKLLVLAALNLCSRQIELQDEHRKTLERTQAQIDATVDTIVRTIAEQ